The window AACAATTTTTAGAAAAAGCCCTGGTGGGAACCTTGAGTTCCCGCCAGGGCTTTTTTGCATTTCCGGGACCACCCTCCCCGCGGCCCGGTTGTGCCGAAGGGTAAGGTCGGGGGGTATCGTTCGCATATTTCCCACAGGAGGCCCCCGGGTGGAGGTCCAGGAGACGCGAGTCCAGACCGACCGCGTCCTCACCATCCCGAACATCCTCAGCATGGCGCGTCTGGTCGGCGTCCCTCTCTTCCTGTGGCTGATTCTTCAGAAGCACGACGGGTGGGCGCTGCTCGTCCTGGCCCTCAGCGGCGTCAGTGACTACCTCGACGGAAAGCTCGCCCGGCGCTGGAATCAGATCAGCAGCCTCGGCCGGCTGCTCGACCCGGCCGCCGACCGGCTCTACATCCTTTCCACGCTCTTCGGTCTGACCTGGCGTGAGATCCTTCCGCTCTGGATGACCGCCGCCCTGATCGCCCGCGAGGCGATGCTGCTGGTCATGGTGTGGATCCTGAGGCGCCACGGCTATCCGCCGCCGCAGGTCAACTTCCTCGGCAAGGCCGCGACCTTCAACCTGATGTACGCGTTCCCGTTGCTGCTTCTCAGTGACGGTGAGGGCTGGTTGCCGTCACTTGCCGCGATTTTCGGATGGGCGTTCGCCGGATGGGGTACAACCCTCTATTGGTGGGCAGGGATCCTCTATGTGGTCCAGGTCCGCCGCCTGGTCAAGGCGGACGCCACGGCCGACTGATCTCGCCGCAGACTCCGGCCCTACTCCGGCCATCCCTGGCGTGAAGTCGGCATGACCGTCGTCTCCCAAGGAGGACGCTTCCGACATGAAGGCCGTCGTGATGGCCGGCGGCGAAGGCACGCGCCTTCGCCCCATGACCTCGAGCATGCCCAAGCCGCTCCTGCCGGTCGCCAACCGGCCGATCATGGAGCATGTGCTGCGACTGCTCAAACGGCACGGGCTCACCGAGACCGTGGTGACCGTGCAGTTCCTCGCCTCCCTCGTCAGGAACTACTTCGGGGACGGCGAGGAGCTCGGCATGGAGCTCACCTACGCCAATGAGGAAAAGCCACTCGGCACCGCGGGCAGCGTCAAGAACGCCGAGGAGGCGCTCAAGGACGACGCCTTCCTGGTGATCTCCGGAGACGCCCTCACCGATTTCGACCTGACCGACCTGATCCGTTTCCACAAGGAGAAGGGAGCACTGGTCACCGTCTGCCTCACCCGTGTTCCCAATCCTCTCGAATTCGGCATCACCATCGTCGACGAGAACGGCAAGGTGGACCGCTTCCTGGAGAAGCCCACCTGGGGCCAGGTCTTCTCCGACACGGTGAACACGGGCATCTACGTCATGGAGCCCGAGGTCTTCGACTACGTCGAGGCCGACGTTCCCGTCGACTGGTCGGGTGATGTCTTCCCGCAGCTGATGAAGGAGGGCAAGCCGGTCTACGGCTATGTCGCCGAGGGCTACTGGGAGGACGTCGGCACCCACGAGAGCTACGTCAAGGCCCAGGCCGACGTGCTCGAAGGCAGAGTCGACGTCGACATAGACGGTTTCGAGATCTCCCCGGGCGTCTGGGTCGCCGAAGGCGCCGAGGTCCACCCCGACGCCACGCTGCGCGGCCCGCTCTACATCGGCGACTACGCCAAGGTCGAAGCCGGCGCCGAGATCCGTGAGCACACCGTCGTCGGCTC is drawn from Streptomyces roseifaciens and contains these coding sequences:
- a CDS encoding CDP-alcohol phosphatidyltransferase family protein; translated protein: MEVQETRVQTDRVLTIPNILSMARLVGVPLFLWLILQKHDGWALLVLALSGVSDYLDGKLARRWNQISSLGRLLDPAADRLYILSTLFGLTWREILPLWMTAALIAREAMLLVMVWILRRHGYPPPQVNFLGKAATFNLMYAFPLLLLSDGEGWLPSLAAIFGWAFAGWGTTLYWWAGILYVVQVRRLVKADATAD